Proteins from a single region of Sphingopyxis sp. BSN-002:
- a CDS encoding patatin-like phospholipase family protein, whose protein sequence is MRNRLVRTVILPAGALLLSGCASSGALTLECAPFRTHFAQPVSDNSIVEAIRSDSAVPSAAIFAPAELDRIIDTSAMGRSIETQARRVLTAKATAGVMGADARTDGRPVYLLLSGGGQWGAYGAGFLEALANGNPSQLPEPRVVTGVSTGGLQALFVGAHAAEPEKKWLTELRRQYSPASEADVVKRGSWLGAVFKGSVARLGPLRTRIEAALCPKAAGRPTADPLTLADCPLIEALASDRAPEVMLGFVEAGSGQLLFVSANEIARGTYPVAGPDGVRSVTMPVRERQQCLTGAAMASAAVPVQYQQLRISSIEPVVGPRPRGVTDRSSAKTYMDGGVRQSVFFALPQALFERAMARAGADAGADYSGIAYVVRNGPTEARADVAPDAKADAFTAAMRGYALMVNQSEVSSIAALRLIWPTTPLYVTTADGYGTTFVDPAPEPGFAAEWKNCRSDMNLSGGAPRSGAMFNPDFMACLRAFGRFKASRPFPAPQPPDSRQPDRWIELPTIAVGGREAGIDRIGTMIRARRRSASIHG, encoded by the coding sequence ATGCGAAACCGCCTTGTCCGAACCGTGATCCTCCCGGCCGGAGCGTTGCTGCTTTCGGGTTGTGCCTCGTCCGGAGCGCTTACGCTGGAGTGCGCGCCCTTCAGGACGCACTTCGCGCAGCCGGTCAGCGACAACAGCATCGTCGAGGCGATCCGCAGCGACAGCGCCGTTCCGTCCGCCGCAATATTCGCGCCCGCCGAGCTGGACCGGATCATCGATACATCGGCCATGGGCCGTTCGATCGAGACGCAGGCCCGGCGCGTTCTGACCGCGAAAGCGACCGCGGGCGTGATGGGAGCGGACGCCCGAACGGACGGGCGCCCCGTCTATCTGCTGCTGTCTGGCGGGGGGCAGTGGGGCGCCTATGGCGCCGGTTTCCTTGAGGCGCTCGCAAACGGAAACCCCTCGCAATTGCCCGAGCCGCGGGTCGTGACGGGTGTCAGCACCGGAGGACTCCAGGCGCTCTTCGTCGGCGCGCATGCGGCGGAGCCCGAAAAGAAATGGCTGACCGAGCTCAGGAGGCAATATTCGCCGGCGAGCGAAGCCGATGTCGTCAAGCGCGGTTCGTGGTTGGGGGCGGTTTTCAAGGGGTCGGTCGCGCGCTTGGGTCCGCTCAGGACGCGGATCGAAGCCGCGCTTTGCCCGAAGGCCGCAGGCCGGCCGACGGCCGACCCGCTGACGCTTGCCGACTGTCCGCTCATCGAAGCGCTGGCGAGCGACCGGGCGCCGGAGGTGATGCTGGGCTTCGTCGAAGCCGGGAGCGGGCAGCTGCTCTTCGTTTCGGCGAATGAAATAGCGCGCGGCACCTACCCGGTCGCGGGCCCTGACGGTGTTCGCAGCGTGACGATGCCGGTGCGCGAACGCCAGCAATGCCTTACCGGGGCCGCGATGGCATCCGCCGCGGTGCCGGTCCAGTATCAGCAGCTCCGCATTTCCAGCATCGAGCCGGTCGTCGGGCCGCGCCCGCGCGGCGTTACCGACCGGAGCAGCGCGAAAACCTATATGGATGGCGGGGTACGTCAGTCGGTCTTTTTTGCGCTTCCTCAAGCGCTGTTCGAGCGGGCCATGGCCCGCGCGGGTGCCGACGCCGGCGCCGATTATTCGGGTATAGCCTATGTCGTTCGCAATGGCCCGACGGAAGCCCGCGCGGATGTCGCGCCGGACGCCAAGGCGGATGCGTTTACGGCGGCGATGCGCGGCTATGCATTGATGGTCAACCAGTCCGAGGTGTCGTCGATCGCCGCGCTGCGGCTGATATGGCCCACGACGCCGCTATACGTCACCACCGCCGACGGATATGGAACGACTTTCGTCGACCCGGCGCCCGAGCCCGGCTTCGCCGCCGAATGGAAGAATTGCCGTTCGGACATGAATCTGTCGGGAGGTGCGCCGCGAAGCGGGGCCATGTTCAATCCCGATTTCATGGCGTGCCTTCGGGCCTTTGGCCGCTTTAAGGCGAGCCGGCCGTTTCCGGCCCCGCAGCCGCCG
- a CDS encoding serine protease encodes MRKYLAPLLAGLAAIPAPGLAADIQIVGGEKVPADVFNWQVAMIEGKPDQDRSRAQLGCGGVLISPVHVLTAAHCVDRNGGGGRLQLPYEPIDVGSISLLVGAVNYRAPGDGELIAAAAITVHPGWKSTDNRLNSDAAIIRLARPVTQGQIVPIRRKPVSSATGSVWVSGWGLTEHQQLSDHLRGVAVPVVDPGPCAVGNDYRLTNNMFCAGLKEGGKDSCGGDSGGPVVVGSLGRVQLVGLVSWGGGCAAPDHYGVYTRLSQMLEWIAEASGNAARFTSADPGPLFDLPKKGEI; translated from the coding sequence ATGCGAAAATATCTGGCACCGCTGCTTGCCGGGCTCGCCGCAATACCGGCGCCGGGCCTTGCCGCCGATATCCAGATCGTCGGGGGCGAGAAGGTTCCCGCCGATGTATTCAACTGGCAGGTTGCGATGATCGAGGGCAAGCCCGACCAGGACCGCAGCCGCGCACAACTGGGGTGCGGCGGCGTCCTCATCTCGCCGGTCCATGTGCTGACCGCGGCGCACTGCGTCGACCGGAACGGGGGCGGTGGCCGGCTGCAATTGCCGTACGAGCCGATCGATGTCGGGTCGATCAGCCTGCTGGTCGGCGCCGTAAACTACCGCGCTCCCGGCGATGGCGAACTCATTGCCGCGGCGGCGATAACCGTGCATCCCGGATGGAAATCGACGGACAACCGGCTCAATTCCGATGCCGCAATCATTCGTCTGGCGCGACCGGTCACGCAGGGACAGATCGTGCCCATTCGCCGCAAGCCCGTCAGTTCGGCAACGGGCAGCGTCTGGGTCAGCGGCTGGGGCCTGACCGAACATCAGCAATTGTCGGATCATTTGCGCGGCGTCGCGGTTCCCGTCGTCGATCCCGGCCCGTGCGCGGTCGGCAACGACTATCGCCTGACGAACAACATGTTTTGCGCCGGCCTGAAAGAAGGCGGCAAGGACAGCTGCGGCGGGGACAGCGGGGGGCCCGTCGTCGTCGGGTCGCTGGGCCGGGTCCAGCTGGTGGGGCTGGTCAGCTGGGGCGGCGGCTGCGCCGCGCCCGATCATTATGGCGTCTATACCCGCCTCTCGCAGATGCTCGAATGGATCGCCGAAGCCAGCGGCAACGCGGCCCGCTTCACATCCGCCGACCCGGGGCCGCTGTTCGATCTGCCGAAGAAGGGGGAGATCTGA
- a CDS encoding sugar MFS transporter has product MAVSPDLTSADNIVAGRAGEHVDAPELRLFVMGLFFIFGGITSLNDVIIPKLKELFTLNYTQAMLVQFCFFTAYLLIGIPGAKLVKRIGYMRGAVAGLLTMMVGCLLFIPASQTATYGLFLFALFVLASGVVIVQVVANPLISLLGKPETAHSRLTFAQAFNSLGTTIFPLVGAGLILGSLKDVKAADLSGAALDAYRVAESQAIVHGYLGIAAALAIVAAAVWMFRNRLKGENHEASGGLAGFDLLKRPRFSFGALCIFLYVGAEVSIGSLMINYLALERVLGQPEAVVGWMVALYWGGAMVGRFIGSGIMYLGVSPGKLLAGVAGGAITLILISANSSGGVAAWSLLAIGLMNAIMFPTIFSLASEKLGSRAADGSGIINIAIFGGAVVPLATGAIADVTGSLAVALALPAICYAVIACFGYYARRPAT; this is encoded by the coding sequence GTGGCCGTATCGCCAGATCTGACGAGTGCCGATAATATCGTGGCCGGACGTGCCGGGGAGCATGTCGATGCCCCCGAACTGCGCCTGTTCGTAATGGGTCTCTTTTTCATCTTCGGGGGCATCACATCGCTGAACGACGTGATCATTCCGAAGCTCAAGGAATTGTTTACGCTGAACTATACCCAGGCGATGCTGGTGCAGTTCTGCTTCTTCACCGCCTATCTGCTGATCGGCATCCCGGGCGCGAAGCTCGTAAAGCGGATCGGCTATATGCGCGGCGCGGTGGCGGGACTGCTGACGATGATGGTCGGCTGCCTGCTTTTCATTCCCGCCTCGCAGACGGCGACATATGGTCTTTTCCTCTTCGCGCTCTTTGTACTCGCCAGCGGTGTGGTCATCGTGCAGGTCGTTGCGAACCCGCTTATCTCGCTCCTCGGCAAGCCGGAAACTGCGCATAGCCGACTGACCTTTGCGCAGGCGTTCAATTCGCTGGGCACGACGATCTTTCCGCTTGTCGGCGCCGGGTTGATCCTCGGCTCGCTCAAGGATGTGAAGGCGGCCGACCTGTCGGGTGCTGCGCTGGACGCCTATCGCGTTGCCGAGAGTCAGGCGATCGTCCACGGCTATCTCGGTATCGCGGCGGCGCTCGCTATCGTCGCCGCCGCGGTGTGGATGTTCCGCAACCGGCTGAAGGGCGAAAATCACGAGGCAAGCGGCGGGCTCGCGGGCTTCGACCTGCTCAAGCGACCGCGCTTCAGCTTCGGCGCGCTCTGCATTTTTCTCTATGTCGGGGCAGAAGTGTCGATCGGTTCGCTGATGATCAATTATCTCGCACTCGAACGCGTGCTCGGCCAGCCCGAAGCGGTCGTCGGATGGATGGTCGCGCTTTACTGGGGCGGGGCGATGGTCGGGCGCTTTATCGGCTCGGGCATCATGTATCTGGGCGTCAGCCCGGGCAAGCTGCTTGCCGGCGTTGCGGGGGGGGCGATTACGCTGATCCTGATTTCGGCCAACAGCAGCGGTGGCGTCGCCGCCTGGTCGCTGCTTGCAATCGGATTGATGAATGCGATCATGTTCCCGACGATCTTCAGCTTGGCGTCGGAGAAGCTTGGCAGCCGGGCAGCTGACGGATCGGGAATCATCAATATTGCGATCTTCGGCGGCGCAGTCGTGCCCCTCGCGACAGGCGCCATTGCGGATGTGACGGGCAGCCTCGCGGTCGCGCTGGCGCTGCCCGCGATCTGCTATGCGGTGATCGCCTGCTTCGGATATTACGCGCGACGCCCGGCGACCTGA